TCGACGATCGAAACGTTGATGGTCGGTACGCGAATCGCGTAACCGTCGAGCTTGCCCGCCAGTTCCGGCAGCACGAGACCGATCGCCGATGCGGCGCCCGTCTTGGTCGGGATCTGGCTATGCGTGGCCGAGCGCGCACGGCGCAGATCTTCGTGATAGACGTCGGTCAGCACCTGATCGTTCGTGTATGCGTGAATCGTCGTCATCAGGCCGCTTTCGAGGCCGATCTTGTCGCTCAGCGGCTTGACGAGCGGCGCGAGGCAGTTCGTCGTGCACGATGCGTTCGAGATGACCGTGTGCGCGGCCTTCAGCGCGTTGTGATTGACGCCGTAGACGATCGTCGCGTCGACGTCCTTGCCGCCCGGCGCCGAGATGATCACCTTCTTCGCGCCGCCCTTCAGGTGCGCGCTCGCCTTTTCCTTCGTCGTGAAAAAGCCCGTGCACTCCATCACGACGTCGACGCCGAGTTCGCCCCACGGCAGTTCGGCCGGGTTGCGGTTCGCGAGCACGCGGATCTTGTCGCCGTTTACGACGAGGTTCTCGCCATCCACCTTGACTTCGCCCGGGAAACGGCCATGCGCGGTGTCGTACTGGGTCAGATGCGCGTTGGTGTTAGCATCGCCGAGGTCGTTGATCGCCACGATCTGCAGGTCGTGCTTCTTGCCGTTCTCGTAGAACGCACGCAGCGTGTTCCGGCCAATCCGGCCATAGCCGTTGATTGCGACGCGAATCGTCATTGCTCTCTCCTGGTGACTAAAAAAATCTGCACGTATCTGCACGTTACGGCTGCGGCGCCGATGCGCGCATCAGCCGAGCGCGGCTTTCGCCGTCTCCACGACTTTTTCGACGGTAAAACCGAAATGCTTGAAAAGCGCACCGGCGGGCGCCGACTCGCCGAACGTGTCGATACCGACCACGCCGCCTTCGAGACCCACATACTTGCGCCAGAATTCCGTCACGCCCGCTTCGATCGCGACGCGCCGCACGCCGGCCGGCAACACGCGTTCGCGATACGCAGCGTCCTGCCGGTCGAATACGTTCGTCGACGGCATCGACACGACTCGCGCCGCGATGCCTTCGCGCGCGAGCGGCTCGACCGCTTTCATCGCAAGTTCCACTTCCGAGCCCGTCGCAATCAGGATGATCTTGCGTGCGGGCACGTCGTCGCTCCAGTCGCGCAATACGTAGCCGCCCTTCGCGATGTTCGCGATCTGCGCATCGGTGCGCTCCGAGAACTGCAGGTTCTGCCGGCTGAAAATCAGGCACGACGGACCCTTGTGTTCGATCGATTGCGTCCACGACACCGCCGTTTCGACGGTATCGGCAGGACGCCACACCGTCATATGCGGAATCAGACGCAGGCTCGCGACATGTTCGATCGACTGGTGGGTCGGACCGTCTTCGCCGAGACCGATCGAATCGTGCGTGAACACGAAAATGCTCGGCGCCTTCATCAGCGCGGCCACGCGCAGCGCGTTGCGGCTGTAGTCCGAGAACGTCAGGAACGTGCCGCCGAATGCCTTGTAACCGCCATGCACGGTGATGCCGTTCAGCGCGGCGCTCATGCCGAACTCGCGCACGCCGTAGTTCACATGATTGCCCCACTGGATGCCGCTCGCGCCTTCCTTGCGCGCGCGCACCGGTTTCGACGCCTTCCAGTTCGTGAGGTTCGAGCCGGTCAGGTCGGCCGAGCCGCCGAGCAGTTCCGGCAGCGCCGCCGCGAGACCTTCGATGGTTTGCTGCGAAGCCTTGCGCGTCGCAACGGTTTCCTTGCGCTCGTTTGCAC
The nucleotide sequence above comes from Paraburkholderia sp. SOS3. Encoded proteins:
- the gap gene encoding type I glyceraldehyde-3-phosphate dehydrogenase, which gives rise to MTIRVAINGYGRIGRNTLRAFYENGKKHDLQIVAINDLGDANTNAHLTQYDTAHGRFPGEVKVDGENLVVNGDKIRVLANRNPAELPWGELGVDVVMECTGFFTTKEKASAHLKGGAKKVIISAPGGKDVDATIVYGVNHNALKAAHTVISNASCTTNCLAPLVKPLSDKIGLESGLMTTIHAYTNDQVLTDVYHEDLRRARSATHSQIPTKTGAASAIGLVLPELAGKLDGYAIRVPTINVSIVDLSFIAKRDTTVDEVNAIMKEASEGSLKGILGYNTAPLVSIDFNHNPASSTFDATLTKVSGRLVKVSSWYDNEWGFSNRMLDTAVAFANAK